One window from the genome of Oryza glaberrima chromosome 3, OglaRS2, whole genome shotgun sequence encodes:
- the LOC127765470 gene encoding IRK-interacting protein-like has translation MVSSPSPSSPFPVAAVSDARRAGGGRTTASEVDEKYAHVATPLHNHRGGSGGAKKTPRRAKSEGGGGADPAAYVAAVSCSDCRFKQRLHAPASPGPGAVIRSLFVSLTRRSTPRSSPSPTSASGGDGGESEQWRLAAADLSRRLAAATRTRDEALEETTRLKHSLTELEMKLARLEARVLPTPTAAAFPVESFLRAVSTARAAVRSLTRALSNHLRSPANPGPNLESFLNRAFHADFELDTEGDVHTADPAGRCEANLAAYHSIAALTWEEVLLHGTKHYSEGLSRFCDAKMSEVVSSLGWARARAWPEPLLQAFFLAAKGVWGVRLLARSVHPPLPVVRVDRGARFDSRFMEDAAAGRAGKLEPASVKMMVAPGFHVYVACAGVVKCKVVCFYSSSSSSRTGGHRDGGSIANGSVGLGSSCSDVNGSATDAVDGCNNQSSSVVT, from the exons ATGgtctcctctccctcgccttcctctcccttccccgTCGCAGCA GTATCCGACGCGAGGCGGGCCGGCGGTGGCAGGACGACGGCCTCGGAGGTGGACGAGAAGTACGCGCACGTCGCAACGCCACTCCACAACCACCGCGGGGGGAGCGGGGGTGCCAAGAAGACGCCGCGGCGAGCGAAGagcgaaggaggaggcggagcggaCCCCGCGGCGTACGTCGCGGCGGTGTCCTGCTCTGACTGCCGCTTCAAGCAGCGGCTCCACGCGCCGGCGTCGCCTGGCCCTGGGGCGGTCATCCGCTCGCTGTTCGTGTCACTCACCCGACGATCCACGccgcggtcgtcgccgtcgccgacgtcggcgtCCGGTGGGGACGGAGGGGAGAGCGAGCAGTGGCGCCTGGCCGCGGCCGACCTCTCGCGGcggctcgcggcggcgacgcgcacgCGGGACGAGGCGCTGGAGGAGACCACGCGGCTGAAGCACTCCCTCACCGAGCTGGAGATGAAGCTCGCGCGCCTCGAGGCCCGCGTGCTCCCCActcccacggccgccgccttccccgtcGAGTCGTTCCTCCGGGCGGTGTCGACAGCGCGAGCCGCCGTGCGGAGCCTCACGCGGGCTCTCTCCAATCACCTCCGCAGCCCGGCGAACCCCGGCCCGAACCTCGAGAGCTTCCTGAACCGCGCGTTCCACGCCGACTTCGAGCTCGACACCGAGGGCGACGTGCACACGGCGGACCCGGCGGGCCGCTGCGAGGCCAACCTCGCGGCGTACCACTCCATCGCGGCGCTGACGTGGGAGGAGGTCCTCCTCCACGGCACCAAGCACTACAGCGAGGGCCTGAGCCGGTTCTGCGACGCCAAGATGAGCGAGGTGGTTTCCTCCCTCGGTTGGGCGCGCGCCCGCGCCTGGCCGGAGCCGCTGCTGCAGGCGTTCTTCCTGGCCGCCAAGGGCGTGTGGGGGGTGCGCCTCCTCGCGCGGTCCGTCCACCCGCCGCTGCCCGTGGTGCGCGTCGACCGCGGCGCGCGCTTCGACTCGCGGTTCAtggaggacgcggccgccgggCGCGCCGGGAAGCTGGAGCCGGCAAGCGTGAAGATGATGGTGGCGCCGGGGTTCCACGTGTACGTCGCCTGCGCCGGCGTGGTGAAGTGCAAGGTGGTGTGCTtctacagcagcagcagcagcagccgcaccgGCGGCCACAGAGATGGCGGGAGCATCGCCAACGGGTCTGTGGGGTTGGGGAGTAGCTGTAGCGATGTGAATGGGAGTGCTACAGACGCGGTGGATGGTTGTAATAATCAGAGCAGTAGCGTAGTTACATAG
- the LOC127765729 gene encoding uncharacterized protein LOC127765729: MATAMRSTTFLRLGFRQVSSLLFHGPSSPAPTLGLALGVGRGALVRLRCSAAEAGDDGGRKVSARLALTQQVLRDAEERAASAGSDPAPKITLDHVTLNFARSGGAGGQNVNKVNTKVDMRFNVKEAQWLGERIKERILQTEKNRINKDGELVISSTKTRTQKGNIEDALQKIQAIIDAASYVPPPPSEEQKKKVEKIAAAAERKRLQKKKVLSQKKEFRRNRTSWD; the protein is encoded by the exons ATGGCGACCGCCATGCGGAGCACCACCTTCCTGCGACTCGGCTTCCGCCAGGTCTCCTCCCTCCTGTTCCATGGCCCCTCGTCGCCTGCCCCCACCCTGGGTCTCGCCCTCGGCGTGGGCCGGGGCGCGCTGGTCCGCCTCCGGTGCTCGGCGGctgaggccggcgacgacgggggcAGGAAGGTGTCGGCGCGCCTGGCGCTGACCCAGCAGGTGCTTCGCGACGCCGAGGAGCGCGCCGCTTCGGCCGGCTCCGACCCCGCCCCCAAGATCACTTTGG ATCATGTTACTCTTAACTTTGCAAGAAGTGGGGGGGCTGGTGGTCAGAATGTCAATAAAG TTAACACAAAGGTCGACATGCGGTTCAATGTAAAAGAGGCTCAGTGGCTTGGTGAGAGAATCAAAGAACGGATATTGCAAAcg GAAAAGAACCGGATAAATAAAGATGGGGAGCTTGTGATATCTTCTACAAAAACTAGGACACAAAA GGGAAACATTGAAGATGCTTTGCAGAAAATACAG GCAATCATTGATGCTGCATCCTATGTACCTCCACCCCCTTCAGAAGAGCAAAAGAAGAAGGTTGAAAAAAT TGCTGCAGCCGCTGAAAGGAAGAGACTTCAGAAGAAGAAAGTGCTTTCGCAGAAAAAGGAATTTAGGAGGAACAGGACTAGCTGGGATTGA